From a region of the Triticum aestivum cultivar Chinese Spring chromosome 7D, IWGSC CS RefSeq v2.1, whole genome shotgun sequence genome:
- the LOC123170402 gene encoding pentatricopeptide repeat-containing protein At5g65560 codes for MRRLPPLSQRAAAAVAASAPPSPSPSTSTPYLVAELGRVLSTRRWNKGRAYKRLAPSVTPALVADLFRAPSAAPDPGTALAFFDWVARRQGFRHTAASHAALLHLLSRWRAPARYEQLVFSMFGCARSAEDARASADALRAICRTGAARHALSPACYNFALRSLARFDMTGEMERVYSQLVGDGLLPDTKTYNAMIKSYCKEGDLPKAHRYFKLLLECGLEPDTFTCNALVLGYCRTGNLRRACWLLLMMPLVGCQRNEYSYTILIQGLCEARRVREALVLFLMMRGDGCSPNSHTYKFLIGGLCKEGRVADARMLLDEMSRGGVAPSVMAYNAMIVGYCKAGRMQDALGIKELMEGNGCHPNDWTYSTLIHGLCDGKMDEAEQLLDSAVKGGFTPTVVTFTILIDGYCKAERIDDALRVKNNMMLSKCKLDIHVYGKLINSLIKKDRLKEAKELLAEIPATGLVPNVFTYTSVIDGFCKIGKVDFALEVLKMMERDDCQPNTWTYNSLMYGLIQDKKLHNAMALITKMQKDGITPDVITYTTLVQGQCNQHEFENAFRLLEMMEQNGLTPDDQLYSVLTGALCKAGRAEEAYSFLVRKGIALTKVLYTILIDGFSKAGKSDIAATLIDSMIGEGCTPDSYTYSVLLHALCKEKKLQEALPILDQMTQRGIKCTIFAYTTLINEMLREGKHDHAKRMYDEMVSSGHKPSATTYTVFINSYCKEGRVEEAENLIVEMEREGVARDAVTYNTFIDGCGNMGYIDRAFHTLKRMVDASCEPDYATYCILLKHLLKENFNFRYVDTSGMWNFVELDTVWQFLERMSKHGLNPTITTYSSLIAGFCKANRIEEACVLFDHMCSKDIPPNEEIYKLLIKCCCDTKSFEKASSFVHNMIQHRFQPHLESYQLLILGLCNEGEFEKAKSLFCDLLELGYNHDEVAWKILNDGLLKGGYVDICSQMLSTMENKHCSISSQTHAMVTNGLHEASGSLVGELQGEAL; via the coding sequence ATGCGCCGCCTCCCGCCCCTctcccagcgcgccgccgccgcggtcgcCGCATCCGcgcccccatccccatccccatccaccTCCACCCCGTACCTCGTCGCGGAGCTCGGCCGCGTCCTCTCCACGCGCCGCTGGAACAAGGGCCGGGCCTACAAGCGCCTGGCGCCCTCCGTCACGCCGGCCCTCGTCGCCGACCTCTTCCGCGCCCCCTCGGCCGCCCCCGACCCGGGCACGGCGCTCGCCTTCTTCGACTGGGTCGCGCGCCGCCAGGGCTTCCGCCACACGGCCGCCTCCCACGCCGCGCTCCTCCACCTCCTCTCGCGCTGGCGGGCCCCCGCGCGCTACGAGCAGCTCGTCTTCTCCATGTTCGGCTGCGCGCGGAGCGCCGAGGACGCGCGCGCCTCCGCCGACGCCCTGCGGGCAATCTGCCGAACCGGTGCCGCGCGCCACGCGCTGTCCCCGGCCTGCTACAACTTCGCGCTCAGGTCGCTCGCGCGCTTCGACATGACGGGGGAGATGGAGCGGGTCTACTCGCAGCTCGTCGGGGACGGGCTGCTGCCGGACACCAAGACGTACAACGCCATGATTAAGTCCTACTGCAAGGAGGGCGACCTCCCCAAGGCGCACCGGTACTTCAAGCTGTTGCTGGAGTGCGGGCTGGAGCCGGACACGTTCACGTGTAACGCGCTGGTGCTGGGTTACTGCCGGACGGGCAACCTGAGGCGGGCCTGCTGGCTGTTGCTGATGATGCCGCTGGTCGGCTGCCAGAGAAATGAGTACTCCTACACCATTTTGATTCAGGGTCTGTGTGAGGCGCGGCGTGTAAGGGAGGCGCTTGTGCTGTTTTTGATGATGAGGGGTGATGGGTGCTCCCCGAATTCACACACATACAAATTCCTGATCGGCGGCCTATGTAAGGAGGGCAGGGTTGCTGACGCCAGGATGTTGCTTGATGAGATGTCTCGGGGAGGTGTTGCTCCAAGTGTTATGGCATATAATGCAATGATTGTAGGGTACTGTAAGGCAGGAAGGATGCAGGATGCATTGGGGATTAAGGAGCTGATGGAAGGAAATGGGTGCCACCCGAATGATTGGACATACAGCACTTTGATTCATGGCCTCTGTGATGGGAAGATGGATGAAGCTGAGCAATTGCTGGATAGTGCTGTTAAAGGAGGTTTTACACCTACGGTTGTCACATTCACTATCCTGATCGATGGGTACTGCAAAGCTGAAAGGATTGATGATGCACTCAGGGTGAAAAATAATATGATGCTGAGTAAGTGTAAACTTGATATACATGTGTATGGGAAGTTGATCAATAGCCTCATTAAGAAGGATAGGTTAAAAGAGGCGAAGGAGTTGTTAGCTGAAATTCCGGCAACTGGTTTGGTTCCAAATGTGTTCACCTACACATCTGTAATTGATGGCTTTTGCAAGATCGGGAAGGTTGATTTCGCACTAGAGGTCTTGAAAATGATGGAACGCGATGATTGCCAGCCAAATACATGGACCTACAACTCTCTGATGTATGGGTTAATTCAGGATAAGAAACTTCACAATGCAATGGCGCTGATAACTAAAATGCAAAAAGATGGAATAACTCCTGATGTTATCACCTATACCACTTTGGTTCAAGGCCAGTGCAATCAGCATGAATTTGAGAATGCTTTCAGGTTACTTGAAATGATGGAGCAGAATGGTCTGACACCCGATGACCAATTATACAGCGTCTTAACTGGTGCACTGTGCAAAGCTGGAAGGGCTGAAGAAGCTTATTCATTTCTTGTTAGAAAAGGAATAGCCCTAACTAAGGTACTCTATACTATTTTAATTGATGGTTTCAGCAAGGCAGGCAAAAGTGACATTGCCGCCACCCTCATAGACAGCATGATTGGTGAGGGTTGCACACCAGATTCATACACGTATAGTGTACTGCTGCATGCTTTATGCAAAGAAAAGAAGCTGCAGGAAGCTTTGCCGATACTGGATCAAATGACTCAAAGGGGAATAAAATGTACCATTTTTGCTTATACAACTCTAATCAACGAAATGCTCAGAGAAGGGAAGCATGACCATGCTAAAAGGATGTACGATGAAATGGTTTCATCAGGTCACAAGCCAAGTGCAACCACATATACTGTATTCATTAACTCATACTGCAAGGAAGGTCGAGTGGAGGAGGCTGAGAACTTAATTGTGGAAATGGAGAGAGAAGGTGTTGCCCGTGATGCAGTGACCTACAACACATTCATTGATGGCTGTGGGAATATGGGATATATTGATCGCGCATTTCATACTCTGAAGCGCATGGTGGATGCATCATGTGAGCCAGATTATGCGACCTACTGCATTCTGCTCAAGCATCTTCTAAAAGAGAATTTTAATTTCCGTTATGTAGACACCTCTGGCATGTGGAACTTCGTAGAGTTGGATACTGTTTGGCAGTTTCTTGAAAGGATGTCAAAACATGGTCTGAATCCCACAATAACGACATACAGTTCTCTCATTGCAGGATTCTGCAAAGCCAACCGCATTGAAGAAGCATGTGTTCTTTTTGATCATATGTGCAGTAAAGATATACCACCTAATGAAGAGATATACAAATTACTTATCAAGTGCTGTTGTGATACCAAGTCCTTTGAGAAGGCCTCTTCATTTGTGCACAACATGATACAACACAGGTTTCAGCCTCATCTTGAATCATACCAGCTTCTTATACTGGGACTTTGTAACGAGGGAGAATTTGAGAAGGCTAAATCACTGTTCTGTGACTTGCTTGAACTGGGCTATAATCATGATGAAGTTGCATGGAAAATTCTAAATGATGGTTTGCTCAAAGGTGGTTATGTTGATATATGTTCTCAGATGCTGTCTACCATGGAGAATAAACACTGTTCCATTAGTTCTCAGACACATGCTATGGTGACCAATGGCTTGCATGAGGCATCTGGCAGTCTGGTTGGTGAACTCCAAGGAGAAGCTCTTTGA
- the LOC123170403 gene encoding uncharacterized protein, with amino-acid sequence MESDSVNRDDPSEEARVLPLALFAMEHNSKKRLLFDVSSGNICGITSALFPDAFVEFESCGWLLMVRHKPFHFQEQVVFLVHPSTGRRIDMPVLRSPDKCYFVFYADPRRGSGAPLVVACVQIMSVVPTVHVACPGDVYWCVHKHTCQLRLSEAMCKSFHNTLIMDVALVGTQAVCAEFLGQILIFDITEMAWRAASCPEWSIQDAHYLVASIGKVVIVSCPRASAFKFLQLDMEALAWSPLDDQELEDTSWFLSQGQSIRVKEEGRRKVYTFHPRGRGNLATESSDGWTITSGPATLKTITNIYASISISISISILLLKE; translated from the coding sequence atGGAATCAGATTCTGTCAACAGAGATGACCCGTCTGAAGAGGCGAGGGTGCTGCCATTGGCTCTGTTTGCCATGGAACACAACAGCAAGAAGCGGCTGCTGTTCGATGTTTCCAGCGGAAACATCTGCGGGATAACCAGCGCGCTGTTTCCAGACGCCTTTGTCGAATTCGAGAGCTGCGGCTGGCTTCTCATGGTCCGACACAAGCCATTCCACTTCCAAGAGCAGGTCGTCTTCCTAGTCCACCCTAGCACCGGCAGGCGGATCGACATGCCGGTGCTTCGCTCCCCCGACAAGTGCTACTTCGTTTTCTACGCTGATCCTCGTCGCGGAAGTGGGGCTCCCCTGGTTGTTGCGTGCGTCCAGATCATGAGCGTCGTTCCGACCGTCCATGTCGCGTGCCCTGGAGACGTGTACTGGTGCGTCCACAAGCATACCTGCCAACTGCGCCTGTCGGAAGCAATGTGCAAATCCTTCCACAACACTTTGATCATGGACGTGGCACTGGTCGGGACACAGGCCGTCTGCGCCGAATTTCTCGGGCAGATCCTGATCTTCGACATCACAGAAATGGCCTGGAGAGCGGCCTCTTGTCCAGAGTGGAGCATACAAGACGCCCACTACCTTGTTGCGTCCATTGGGAAAGTTGTGATTGTATCGTGTCCCCGTGCGAGTGCTTTCAAGTTCTTGCAGCTGGACATGGAAGCGCTGGCGTGGTCGCCCCTCGATGACCAGGAGCTTGAGGACACCAGCTGGTTTCTTTCCCAGGGCCAGTCCATCCGTGTGAAGGAGGAAGGCAGGAGGAAAGTCTACACTTTCCATCCAAGAGGACGTGGTAACTTAGCGACAGAGAGCTCGGATGGATGGACAATAACATCAGGGCCTGCCACATTGAAGACCATCACAAATATTTAtgcatctatatctatatctatatctatatctatactactattaaaagagtAA